The following coding sequences are from one Gossypium raimondii isolate GPD5lz chromosome 4, ASM2569854v1, whole genome shotgun sequence window:
- the LOC105779751 gene encoding serine/threonine-protein kinase STY13 isoform X1 produces the protein MGSGNDFFSTQEFNLDAKWLIDPQQLFVGPKIGEGAHAKVYEGKYKDETVAIKVVRRGETPEEIARREGRFAREVAMLSRVQHRNLVKFIGACKEPIMVIVTELLQGGTLRKYLLNLRPKCLDLRVAIGFALDIARAMECLHSHGIIHRDLKPENLILTEDHKTVKLADFGLAREESLTEMMTAETGTYRWMAPELYSTVTLRQGEKKHYNHKVDAYSFAIVLWELIHNKLPFEGMSNLQAAYAAAFKNVRPSAEDLPEDLASIVTSCWQEDPNARPNFSQIIQMLLHYLSTISPPEPVMPPKRTTSENAVLPPESPGTSSLMAARDDVVETPKATEEDQPRSFLFCFNQCY, from the exons ATGGGGTCtggaaatgattttttttcaactcAAGAGTTCAATTTAGATGCTAAGTGGTTGATTGATCCTCAGCAGCTTTTTGTTGGTCCTAAGATTGGTGAAGGTGCTCATGCTAAAGTATATGAGGGAAA ATACAAGGATGAGACTGTCGCTATTAAAGTTGTTCGAAGAGGGGAAACCCCTGAAGAGATTGCAAGGAGAGAAGGAAGGTTTGCAAGGGAAGTTGCAATGTTATCCAGAGTTCAACATAGAAATCTAGTGAAG TTTATTGGAGCTTGCAAGGAGCCTATCATGGTCATAGTAACTGAGCTCTTACAAGGTGGGACATTGCGTAAGTACCTTCTGAATTTGCGGCCGAAGTGCTTGGACTTGCGTGTAGCGATTGGGTTTGCACTTGATATCGCTCGTGCAATGGAATGCTTACACTCCCATGGAATCATTCATCGGGACCTGAAACCTG AGAACTTGATCTTGACCGAAGACCATAAGACAGTTAAGCTAGCAGATTTTGGTTTAGCCAGGGAAGAATCGTTAACCGAAATGATGACTGCTGAGACCGGGACATATCGTTGGATGGCTCCTGAG CTTTATAGCACGGTCACACTAAGGCAGGGAGAGAAAAAGCATTACAATCATAAGGTGGATGCCTACAGCTTTGCTATTGTGTTGTGGGAACTCATCCATAACAAGTTGCCTTTTGAAGGCATGTCAAATTTACAAGCGGCTTATGCAGCTGCTTTTAAG AATGTCAGGCCTAGTGCCGAGGACCTTCCGGAAGATTTGGCATCAATTGTGACTTCATGTTGGCAAGAGGATCCAAATGCTCGGCCCAATTTCAGCCAAATCATACAGATGCTATTACACTATCTCTCGACCATTTCACCACCCGAGCCTGTGATGCCTCCTAAGAGAACGACTTCAGAAAATGCTGTATTGCCACCGGAGTCTCCTGGTACAAGTTCATTGATGGCTGCAAGAGATGACGTAGTGGAAACCCCAAAAGCCACTGAAGAAGACCAGCCTAGAAGCTTCCTGTTCTGCTTCAACCAGTGTTACTGA
- the LOC105779753 gene encoding ribosomal RNA-processing protein 8 has protein sequence MKEEQSRKRRRGKHKKPQKTQPSLLPKHSTKLHKKTHQQKNPAHQSSSSSLKSSSFLDKMKARLAGGHFRMINEKLYTCTGKEALDYFKEDPELFDMYHAGYQEQMSHWPELPVNIIIKWLKERSSSLIVADFGCGDARVAKNVKNKVFSIDLVSNDPSVISCDMSNTPLRPSSVDVAVFCLSLMGTNYASYLKEACRVLKPSGWLLIAEVKSRFDPNNGGADPNMFSKAVCEMGFTSALKDFSNKMFVLLYFKKKENKSSNGREIEWPELKPCIYKRR, from the exons ATGAAAGAAGAACAAAGCAGAAAGCGGAGAAGGGGGAAACACAAGAAACCCCAAAAAACCCAACCATCTTTGCTACCTAAACACTCAACAAAGCTTCACAAAAAGACCCATCAACAAAAAAACCCTGCCCAtcaatcttcttcttcttccttaaaATCCTCTAGTTTTCTTGACAAG ATGAAAGCAAGGCTAGCTGGTGGGCATTTTAGGATGATCAATGAAAAGCTTTACACTTGCAC TGGTAAAGAAGCACTGGACTATTTCAAGGAAGACCCAGAATTGTTTGACATG TACCATGCAGGATATCAAGAGCAAATGTCACATTGGCCTGAGCTGCCAGTCAATATAATCATAAAATGGCTGAAGGAACGTAGTTCTTCTTTGATCGTAGCTGATTTTGGATGTG GCGACGCACGCGTTGCAaaaaatgtgaagaataaagTTTTCTCGATCGATCTTGTCTCAAACGATCCTTCAGTAATTTCTTGTGATATGTCAAAC ACACCACTTCGTCCTTCATCGGTAGATGTTGCTGTCTTTTGCCTTTCATTGATGGGGACGAACTATGCTAGTTACCTTAAAGAAGCATGTAGAGTTCTTAAGCCAAG TGGTTGGCTTTTGATAGCAGAGGTAAAGAGCAGATTTGATCCAAATAATGGAGGAGCAGACCCAAATATGTTTTCAAAAGCTGTTTGTGAGATGGGATTTACTTCAGCATTGAAG GATTTCTCAAATAAGATGTTTGTTCTATTATACTTCAAGAAAAAG GAAAACAAAAGTTCAAATGGGAGAGAAATTGAATGGCCAGAGTTGAAGCCTTGTATATACAAGCGTCGTTGA
- the LOC105780034 gene encoding uncharacterized protein LOC105780034, with the protein MIYARFNFSFKAPLMRIAHPSRCFFTSSISFARTQLNVSLKPLPSVSSSSMADRSNFSTVSAEDEAKYGFTREEMYSSNLAGTVNPYDRHLFLRHRSYTDWASRVEEDSLPKLFSSTLKSRKNDIPVKTLLTVIEGEQSDGDVLIFPEMIKYKGLTEADLDGFVEDVLVNGKPWASGMQETFTGSYVFVCAHGNRDKRCGVCGPILIEKLNEEIALRGLKDQVFVNACSHIGGHKYAGNLIIFSPDSKGKITGHWYGYVTPEDVPELLDQHIANGKIIERLWRGQMGVSTESGDGTGEQKLPNGTEVKKNEKPEESTVQKTRENLGGCCQGANGSSCCMTASSEVSETKKTEETTEAHGKKGLCGLTSWVGSWEQRDVLTAAAVVGAVATVAVAYSYYRKVRLN; encoded by the exons ATGATTTACGCTcgattcaatttttctttcaaagcTCCCCTTATGCGCATTGCGCACCCTTCCCGCTGCTTCTTCACATCCTCCATTTCCTTTGCTCGAACTCAGCTTAACGTTTCTCTAAAACCTTTGCCTTCTGTTTCTTCTTCATCCATGGCGGATCGTAGCAACTTCTCAACTGTATCCGCCGAAGATGAGGCGAAGTATGGCTTCACGCGCGAGGAGATGTACTCGAGTAACCTCGCTGGCACCGTCAATCCTTACGACCGTCACTTGTTCCTCCGCCATAGGTCCTATACCGATTGGGCTTCCCGCGTTGAAGAGGACTCCCTACCTAAGCTTTTCTCCTCCACTCTTAAGTCTCGCAAAAACGACATCCCTGTTAAG ACACTGTTGACGGTTATTGAAGGAGAGCAATCTGATGGAGATGTGCTGATTTTCCCTGAAATGATCAAATACAA GGGTTTGACCGAGGCTGATCTGGATGGCTTTGTTGAGGATGTGCTTGTGAATGGCAAACCATGGGCTTCCGGAATGCAGGAAACGTTTACTGGTTCTTATGTCTTTGTGTGTGCTCATGGTAATCGTGACAAGAGATGCGGTGTATGTGGACCGATCCTGATTGAAAAGCTGAATGAGGAGATTGCATTGCGAGGATTGAAGGATCAGGTGTTTGTAAATGCTTGCTCTCACATTGGAGGGCACAAGTATGCTGGGAACTTGATTATCTTCAGTCCAGATTCCAAGGGAAAAATTACAGGCCACTG GTATGGCTATGTTACTCCTGAAGATGTACCTGAATTGCTGGATCAGCACATTGCGAATGGCAAAATAATAGAACGTCTTTGGAG GGGTCAAATGGGGGTTTCTACTGAAAGTGGTGATGGAACAGGGGAACAGAAGCTTCCGAATGGGACAGAAGTGAAGAAAAATGAGAAGCCTGAAGAGTCAACTGTTCAAAAGACCAGGGAAAATTTGGGCGGTTGTTGCCAGGGTGCTAATGGGTCTAGCTGTTGCATGACTGCTAGCTCGGAAGTAAGTGAAACAAAGAAAACTGAAGAAACAACAGAAGCTCATGGAAAAAAGGGGCTGTGCGGTTTGACAAGCTGGGTAGGATCATGGGAACAACGTGATGTTCTTACAGCAGCAGCGGTGGTTGGAGCTGTGGCAACCGTTGCTGTGGCTTATAGCTACTATAGAAAGGTCAGGCTGAATTAA
- the LOC105779752 gene encoding putative glucose-6-phosphate 1-epimerase isoform X2, whose protein sequence is MPMNLVHDVDGLPRIILTEPTGSSAEVLLYGGQVVSWKNERREELLFMSSKANWKPPRAIRGGIPICFPQFGNLGSLEQHGFARNRMWSLDSDPSPLPPANNQSSVDLILKSTEEDLKIWPRCFELRLRVTLSAGRLTLIPRVRNMDNKTFSFMFTLCNYFSVSDISEVRVEGLETLDYFDNLNNRQRFTEQADAITFDGEFERVYLSTPTKIAIIDHEKKRTFELWKDGMPDAVVWNPWDKKAKALQDLGDEDYQSMLCVDSAVIETPIILKPFEEWKGRQEISTVSSSYCSGQLDPRKVLYGFH, encoded by the exons ATGCCAATGAATCTAGTTCATGATGTTGATGGATTGCCCAGAATTATACTCACTGAACCAACCGGTTCATCTGCTGAG GTGCTACTCTATGGTGGACAAGTTGTTTCATGGAAGAACGAAAGAAGGGAAGAACTGCTTTTTATGAGCAGCAAG GCAAATTGGAAGCCACCTAGAGCCATCAGGGGAGGTATACCCATCTGCTTTCCTCAG TTCGGAAATCTTGGTTCACTGGAGCAGCATGGGTTTGCACGGAACCGAATGTGGTCACTGGACAGTGATCCTTCGCCTTTGCCTCCTGCTAACAACCAGTCATCGGTGGATCTTATATTGAAGTCTACAGAAGAGGATCTAAAGATCTGGCCCCGTTG CTTCGAATTGCGTCTTCGTGTAACTCTCAGTGCTGGCAGGCTGACGTTGATCCCTCGTGTGAGGAATATGGATAACAAGACCTTCTCTTTCATGTTCACACTCTGCAACTATTTTTCTGTCTCTGACATCAG TGAAGTGCGTGTGGAGGGCTTGGAGACGCTCGATTACTTTGACAATTTGAATAACAGACAAAGGTTCACTGAGCAAGCTGATGCAATCACTTTTGATGGCGAG TTTGAAAGAGTATATTTGAGCACCCCAACAAAGATTGCCATCATTGACCACGAGAAGAAGAGGACATTCGAACTGTGGAAGGATGGGATGCCGGATGCAG TTGTATGGAATCCATGGGATAAAAAGGCTAAGGCTCTGCAAGATTTAGGGGATGAGGATTATCAATCCATGCTATGTGTAGATTCTGCTGTTATAGAAACCCCGATCATCTTGAAACCATTTGAAGAATGGAAAGGCCGACAAGAGATCTCCACAGTCTCCTCTAGTTATTGCAGCGGACAGTTGGATCCCCGGAAGGTTCTTTACGGCTTTCACTGA
- the LOC105779751 gene encoding serine/threonine-protein kinase STY13 isoform X2 — protein MLPLFVGPKIGEGAHAKVYEGKYKDETVAIKVVRRGETPEEIARREGRFAREVAMLSRVQHRNLVKFIGACKEPIMVIVTELLQGGTLRKYLLNLRPKCLDLRVAIGFALDIARAMECLHSHGIIHRDLKPENLILTEDHKTVKLADFGLAREESLTEMMTAETGTYRWMAPELYSTVTLRQGEKKHYNHKVDAYSFAIVLWELIHNKLPFEGMSNLQAAYAAAFKNVRPSAEDLPEDLASIVTSCWQEDPNARPNFSQIIQMLLHYLSTISPPEPVMPPKRTTSENAVLPPESPGTSSLMAARDDVVETPKATEEDQPRSFLFCFNQCY, from the exons ATGCTCCCG CTTTTTGTTGGTCCTAAGATTGGTGAAGGTGCTCATGCTAAAGTATATGAGGGAAA ATACAAGGATGAGACTGTCGCTATTAAAGTTGTTCGAAGAGGGGAAACCCCTGAAGAGATTGCAAGGAGAGAAGGAAGGTTTGCAAGGGAAGTTGCAATGTTATCCAGAGTTCAACATAGAAATCTAGTGAAG TTTATTGGAGCTTGCAAGGAGCCTATCATGGTCATAGTAACTGAGCTCTTACAAGGTGGGACATTGCGTAAGTACCTTCTGAATTTGCGGCCGAAGTGCTTGGACTTGCGTGTAGCGATTGGGTTTGCACTTGATATCGCTCGTGCAATGGAATGCTTACACTCCCATGGAATCATTCATCGGGACCTGAAACCTG AGAACTTGATCTTGACCGAAGACCATAAGACAGTTAAGCTAGCAGATTTTGGTTTAGCCAGGGAAGAATCGTTAACCGAAATGATGACTGCTGAGACCGGGACATATCGTTGGATGGCTCCTGAG CTTTATAGCACGGTCACACTAAGGCAGGGAGAGAAAAAGCATTACAATCATAAGGTGGATGCCTACAGCTTTGCTATTGTGTTGTGGGAACTCATCCATAACAAGTTGCCTTTTGAAGGCATGTCAAATTTACAAGCGGCTTATGCAGCTGCTTTTAAG AATGTCAGGCCTAGTGCCGAGGACCTTCCGGAAGATTTGGCATCAATTGTGACTTCATGTTGGCAAGAGGATCCAAATGCTCGGCCCAATTTCAGCCAAATCATACAGATGCTATTACACTATCTCTCGACCATTTCACCACCCGAGCCTGTGATGCCTCCTAAGAGAACGACTTCAGAAAATGCTGTATTGCCACCGGAGTCTCCTGGTACAAGTTCATTGATGGCTGCAAGAGATGACGTAGTGGAAACCCCAAAAGCCACTGAAGAAGACCAGCCTAGAAGCTTCCTGTTCTGCTTCAACCAGTGTTACTGA
- the LOC105779752 gene encoding putative glucose-6-phosphate 1-epimerase isoform X1, whose amino-acid sequence MMLMDCPELYSLNQPVHLLRLVHKGCFKIDIKEFQVLLYGGQVVSWKNERREELLFMSSKANWKPPRAIRGGIPICFPQFGNLGSLEQHGFARNRMWSLDSDPSPLPPANNQSSVDLILKSTEEDLKIWPRCFELRLRVTLSAGRLTLIPRVRNMDNKTFSFMFTLCNYFSVSDISEVRVEGLETLDYFDNLNNRQRFTEQADAITFDGEFERVYLSTPTKIAIIDHEKKRTFELWKDGMPDAVVWNPWDKKAKALQDLGDEDYQSMLCVDSAVIETPIILKPFEEWKGRQEISTVSSSYCSGQLDPRKVLYGFH is encoded by the exons ATGATGTTGATGGATTGCCCAGAATTATACTCACTGAACCAACCGGTTCATCTGCTGAG ATTAGTACATAAAGGGTGCTTCAAAATTGACATAAAAGAGTTTCAGGTGCTACTCTATGGTGGACAAGTTGTTTCATGGAAGAACGAAAGAAGGGAAGAACTGCTTTTTATGAGCAGCAAG GCAAATTGGAAGCCACCTAGAGCCATCAGGGGAGGTATACCCATCTGCTTTCCTCAG TTCGGAAATCTTGGTTCACTGGAGCAGCATGGGTTTGCACGGAACCGAATGTGGTCACTGGACAGTGATCCTTCGCCTTTGCCTCCTGCTAACAACCAGTCATCGGTGGATCTTATATTGAAGTCTACAGAAGAGGATCTAAAGATCTGGCCCCGTTG CTTCGAATTGCGTCTTCGTGTAACTCTCAGTGCTGGCAGGCTGACGTTGATCCCTCGTGTGAGGAATATGGATAACAAGACCTTCTCTTTCATGTTCACACTCTGCAACTATTTTTCTGTCTCTGACATCAG TGAAGTGCGTGTGGAGGGCTTGGAGACGCTCGATTACTTTGACAATTTGAATAACAGACAAAGGTTCACTGAGCAAGCTGATGCAATCACTTTTGATGGCGAG TTTGAAAGAGTATATTTGAGCACCCCAACAAAGATTGCCATCATTGACCACGAGAAGAAGAGGACATTCGAACTGTGGAAGGATGGGATGCCGGATGCAG TTGTATGGAATCCATGGGATAAAAAGGCTAAGGCTCTGCAAGATTTAGGGGATGAGGATTATCAATCCATGCTATGTGTAGATTCTGCTGTTATAGAAACCCCGATCATCTTGAAACCATTTGAAGAATGGAAAGGCCGACAAGAGATCTCCACAGTCTCCTCTAGTTATTGCAGCGGACAGTTGGATCCCCGGAAGGTTCTTTACGGCTTTCACTGA